The DNA region GGTCGAACCGCTGGACATCGAGGTCGTCGACCACGTCCACGCCGAGGACGGCGAGATCATCTCCAGCACCCGCATCGTCCGCGGCGAGATCGACGAGCACGGCAACCTCACCCCCGACCGCGACGGCCGCGACGCCCCCGGGGAGACCGACGCCGAGACCGCCAGCGGCGCCGTGGACGCGACCGAACCAGTGGACGCGACCGAGGCTACGGACGCGACCGCCGACGGCGGCCCCGGCGCGGACTCCGACGACGCCTGAGTCGCGGGCGCGCCGCCGACGACCGCCGACTCGACCTACCAGCCCGGCGCGTCCAGCCCCTGATTCTCCAGCATCGCCTCGTAGCGCTGGGAGATGGTGAGCCGGGACACGTCCGCGGCCTCGGCGACGCGCTGCTGGCTGCGGCTGTCGCCCTCGACGAGCCCGGCGACGTAGACGCTCGTCGCGAGGACGGCCCGCTTCGAGCGGTCGGTCTCCGGGACGTTCGAGAGGAACAGATCGGCCGCCCGCGAGCGGGCGGCTTCGTCCATGTCGAGGCGCTCGGCGGTCGCCTCGATCTCGTCGAGCCACTCCGCGTTCTCGACCTGGTCGCGGGCGCTGTACATCACCGTGACGTTCGCGTTCGGGATACATAAATGCACGACGCGCCCCGAATCGTTCGGTTCGTTCTGCGAGTCGAGTAGTGGTTTCTGGTGGGCTTGTCGGGGAGGGAAGTCGTCTCGGAGTGGCCGCAGTCGCCGGTGAGCGCTGAAAGCCCTCGGCCCGCTCGCTATCTGGAGTCTCTACTGCAGGGGACAGCAAGCGTTGAAAGCCCTCGACGCGCTCGCGGTCGCTGTCGCCGAAAATCGAAGATTTTCGGGATGACGAGAGAGCGGAGCTCTCTCGAACCAAGCGGGATATCCGCGCTCTCCGCACCGCCCGCGCGGATAGTGCCCGCTCAGGCGACTCTCGGCGCGAGCGCGCCTCGCCCTTTCAGTCCGCCAGGACCGCACCGCACTGCACCGCAACCACCCCGCACAGCACCCCAACCACCCCGCACGGCACCGCAGACGGCCACGAGCCTCCCCAGCCGATTCGCGACACGCGAGTCGCGAATCCCTCGCGCGGTGTCGTCGCGCGCACAAGAGCGCGCTCCAGCGCGCGCCAACCGCACCGCAACCGCTCACTACAACAGCCGTCACCTGCACCGAACACGCAGACGCGACAGCGCGGAGAGTCGCCGCTCGAAACAGATGAGTAAGCGTGATTGGGGCCCACTCCCTACTTGCGGGCGTGACTCAGTGGGTCGAGAATCCGACGGGCGGGCGGGACCGGGGAGCGGTCGCACTCGCGCGCGCGTGGGCGGAGGTGCTGGTCAGGCCCCGTCGGCTGTTCCGGTCGGGCGTGGCGCCGGGCGACCAGGCTCCCGGGCTGGTGTTCGCCGGCGCGGTCGTCCTCGCGGAGGAGCTGACCCGGGTCGCGTCGGGGGCGGCCGCCTACCCGGTCCTGGGCGGGCGGCCCCTCCTCTCGACGCTCCTCTTTCTGGCGCTGGCGGTCGTCCTCGTCGCGCCGGCGGCGCTGCACCTGACGGCGGCGCTCCAGACGCTGATCCTCATCGCGGCGGCGCCGGACCGCGCGGGCGTCAGCGAGACGGTGCAGGTCATCGCCTACGCCGCGGCGCCCTGTGCCTTCGCCGGCCTCCCCTATCCGGGCGTCCGCGTGGCCGCGACCGCGTACGCGAGTGTCCTCCTCGCGGTCGGCGTGAGCGCCGTGCACGACGTGTCGCTGCCGAGGGCCGCGGTCCTGACGGCCCTCCCGGCGGCGCTCGTCTTCGGCTACGGCTTCCGGGGGTTCGCCGCGCTGTCGGAACTGACCGGCCTGACGTGGGCCGACGTGCTCGGGGCTCTCGGGTGACGGCTCCGTGCCCGGCCGACGCGGGCCCGGTCGGTGGCCGCACGCGGCGCCGCGCCCGAGGCGACCACGGCCGTTTAAGCGCGCGCCGGTCGGATCGCCGGTATGCTCACGCTGGACTTCGAGGAGTTCGCGTTCGAACTCAAGGACGGCGCGGTCAAGCACGTCGGCCCGTCGAACTCGGCGGCGACGGCGAAGCTGTACGACGTGGAGGGCGTCGAGGTGCGGGAGTTCGGCGACAAGCGCGTCAAGCTCGCCTTCGCGGACGAGGACGGCAACGAGGTGGAGGTCGCGCTGTTCCCGGAGGCGGCCGCGGAGGTCGCACGCGGGATCGAGGCGCTCGAAGACGACAGTCCGGTCTTCGAGTGATCCGTGGCGGCCTGTTTGCCGGTTTTCGGGCCTGAGGGCGCGAATATCGTGCGGCACGCGAGCGCCGGAACGTGCGGACGAGCGACGGACGCGTTTCGACAACCGTTTTAGGCCCGGGGCATTTCTACCTGCCAATGGGTTCGTGTATCATCTGCGGGAAGTCTGTCGACGGTCGCATCTGCGACCTCCACGAGGAAGACGTCGTCTTCGAGTTCCGCGGGAACCAGCCCGACCAGCTGACGGTCGACCGCTACTACCGCGGGACCGTCGACGGCTACGCCGAGTTCGGCGTGTTCGTCGACATCGGCGACAGCGTCACCGGACTGCTCCACCGGAGCGAGCTCGACCAGCGGCTCGAGAGCCTCGACTGGGAGTCCGGCGACACCGTCTTCGTGCAGGTCCAGCAGGTGCGAGACAACGGGAACGTGGACCTGGGCTGGTCGATCCGCCAGGCCGAAAACGAGTTCCGCGGCACCCTCGTCGACGACCCCGAGCAGGGCGCACCGTATCTCAAAGAGGACGAGTCGGGAAATGAGGACGCGGCAGCCGACGACGGTTCGGCTGCCGACGCGTCCGACACCGACAGCGACGCCGGAGCCGGGTCCGACGACTCCGACGTGACGACCCGCGGCGACGACTCGGAGTCGGAGACGACCCGCGGCGACGAGCGCGACGACGCGGCCGCCGAACCGCCGCCCGCCGCCGCGGCCGCGACCGAGACGCCGGCGACGGCGACCGACGGCGACGCCGGGGCCGGCTCGGGCGAGGGCGGCGCGGCGGCCGCCAGCGGGGGCGGCGCGACCGCCGTCTCCGGGGAAGAGCCGGACGCCGAACCGGACGCGGAGCCGACACACGTCGCCGTCGAGACGCTCGACGACCGGGTCGGCGAGACGGTTCGACTGGAGGGCGTCGTCGAGAGCGCGCGCCAGACGAGCGGTCCGACGGTCTTCGAGATCCGCGACGAGACCGACAGCGTCGAGTGCGCCGCGTTCAAGGAGGCGGGCGTCCGCGCCTACCCCGAGATCGACACCGACGACGTGGTCCGCCTGGACGGCGAGGTCCGCGAGCGACGCGGCGAGCTCCAGGTCGAGACCGAGGCGCTGGTGAAACTCGAGGGCGAGGAGCGCGAGACCGTCGCCGACCGGCTGGCCGACGCGCTGACCGCGCAGGCCGAGCCCGACGCGGTCGAGCCCATCGCCGCCGACGAGACGGTCGAGGCGCTGAGCGAGGACGTGCGCGAGGTCGCGACCGCGGTCCGGCGCGCGGTCCTCGAGGAGCGGCCCGTCGTCGTCCGCCACGCGGCGACCGCCGACGGCTACGTGGGCGGCGTCGCCCTGGAGCGGGCGACGCTCCCGCTCGTCCGCGACCAGCACGACCAGCACGACGCGGTCTACCACTACTTCGACCGCCGGCCGCTGGAGGAGGGCGTCTACGACATGGACGACGCGACGAAGGACGCGACGCGGATGCTCGAAGCGCGCGAGCGCCACGACGAGAAGCTGCCGCTGTTCGTCTTCGTCGCCGCCGGCGCCACCGGCGAGTCGCTCGACGGCTTCGAGCTGCTCGACCTGTACGGCGCCGGCCGCGC from Halosimplex halophilum includes:
- a CDS encoding OB-fold nucleic acid binding domain-containing protein, whose product is MGSCIICGKSVDGRICDLHEEDVVFEFRGNQPDQLTVDRYYRGTVDGYAEFGVFVDIGDSVTGLLHRSELDQRLESLDWESGDTVFVQVQQVRDNGNVDLGWSIRQAENEFRGTLVDDPEQGAPYLKEDESGNEDAAADDGSAADASDTDSDAGAGSDDSDVTTRGDDSESETTRGDERDDAAAEPPPAAAAATETPATATDGDAGAGSGEGGAAAASGGGATAVSGEEPDAEPDAEPTHVAVETLDDRVGETVRLEGVVESARQTSGPTVFEIRDETDSVECAAFKEAGVRAYPEIDTDDVVRLDGEVRERRGELQVETEALVKLEGEERETVADRLADALTAQAEPDAVEPIAADETVEALSEDVREVATAVRRAVLEERPVVVRHAATADGYVGGVALERATLPLVRDQHDQHDAVYHYFDRRPLEEGVYDMDDATKDATRMLEARERHDEKLPLFVFVAAGATGESLDGFELLDLYGAGRALVDDVAVDPEIEAAVDAAVAPEGTDAPETTAATLAANVAAHVNDGVREDLQHLPAVSYWEDTPEAYAEAADEAGYDEAAVREVREAVALEAYYQSYEDKRELITDLLFGEGDGPGGLAGHVSEQFREKLDAEIETAEANLDTQTVEGTDIAVLDTDAFTHRYEFPPTTLLLDELHRRHRDDVSAVIGVSDDELHIRSDRAIDVRDVADRAREWVPNAGLTASSARDGKLEYIAGERSAVLDTVIDVVADEVA
- a CDS encoding YIP1 family protein, which gives rise to MTQWVENPTGGRDRGAVALARAWAEVLVRPRRLFRSGVAPGDQAPGLVFAGAVVLAEELTRVASGAAAYPVLGGRPLLSTLLFLALAVVLVAPAALHLTAALQTLILIAAAPDRAGVSETVQVIAYAAAPCAFAGLPYPGVRVAATAYASVLLAVGVSAVHDVSLPRAAVLTALPAALVFGYGFRGFAALSELTGLTWADVLGALG
- a CDS encoding transcription initiation factor IIB family protein; amino-acid sequence: MYSARDQVENAEWLDEIEATAERLDMDEAARSRAADLFLSNVPETDRSKRAVLATSVYVAGLVEGDSRSQQRVAEAADVSRLTISQRYEAMLENQGLDAPGW